Genomic DNA from Deinococcus aetherius:
CCTCGCGCAGGGCAGCATGAGCGGCATGGACCATAGTCAGATGTCTGGCAGCAGCATGTCCGGCATGACCATGAAGATGGACATGAGCGGCCTGGAGAAGCTCAGCGGCAAGGCCTTCGACCGGGCCTTCCTCAGCATGATGGTCCCGCACCACCAGACGGCGGTCGATATGGCGCGGGCCGTGCTGCCGGTGGGCAAGGACGCCGCGGTGAAGACCTGGGCGAACGCGATCATCAAGGACCAGACTCGTGAAATCAGCCAGATGAACACGCTGCTGAAAACCTACGGCGGCAGCGACCAGGCGATGGCGAACATGATGAAGACCAGCATGAGCGGCATGGCCGACATGGTGAAACAGGCGAAGAATCCCGATGTGGCCTTTGTGCAGGGCATGCTCCCCCACCACTCGTCCGCCATCGACATGGCGCAGCTTGCCCTGGCGAAGAGCAGCGACGCCCGCGTCCTCAAGCTGGCCCGCGGCATCGTCACGGCCCAGGCCGGAGAGATGTACGACTTCCGCCTGTGGCTGAACAAGCGCGGCGCGTAAAGTTTCCTGGTGGAACGCGTGCCCCCACTCTGGGGGCACGCACTTTTTCACGCCAGCGGCGGTGGGCCGACGGGGGAGTCCCACGCTCGGACCTAGGCCCTCACCCTTTAACACGAACTTTACAAACTTGGGGCAAGCTACCCCCCGTTGATGCGAGCAAAATTACTTTTGATCCTTGCCCTGCTGGGGGGCGGCCGCGTGGGTGCCGCCACGGTCACGGTGCAGCGTGGCGACACCCTGACCCGACTCGCGGTGCGGCACGGCACCACCGCCCAGGCCCTCGTAAAGGCGAATCCCGGTTTGCGGCAGGGCGCCCTCATGGCCGGGACGCGCCTGACTCTGCCTTCCCCCCCTGCTCCCGTGTGGACGGTCCGGCGGGGAGACACGCTGTCCCTGATCGCGCGGCGTCAAGGGACGACCCTTGCGGCGCTCCTCGCAGCGAATCCCGGCCTCGACGCCCAGCAACCACTGCTTGTCGGCCAGCGCCTGACTTTGCCCTCCCGGGGAGCAGTCACGCGCCAGCCAAGTGCCGCCACCGTGCGCGCGGCGTCCATCCGCGTGACGGCCGTGATGCCGGTGCAGGGCCGGCTCACCACGTCCTTCAGTGACACCCACCCGAGCATCGACCTGGCGGCGCCGACCAGCACGCCCGTTCGGGCCGCCCGCCCCGGTGTGGTGACCGAGTCCTCCTTTGACGGCCGCAGCGGCTGGGGGTGGACGGTGCTGGTGGACCACGGGGACGGCATGACGACCCGTTACAGTCACAACAGCGCCAACCTGGTCCGGGTCGGAGCACGTGTGGAAGCCGGGCAGGTGATCGCGCGGGTGGGGAGCACCGGCAACAGCACCGGTCCCCACCTCGATTACCGCGTGACGGTCCAGGGGGCGCCGGTCGACCCGTTCAGTTTGTACTGAGGACGTTCCGCCTCCGGGGGCTTCACCCGGCAGCGGCGGGCAGTCACCGGACACGTTGGCTCCTGCCGACGCAGAGCTGAAGCCCCTCCGTCGACGCGGAGTTCATCCGAGCCCGCTTGGAGGGGCTTCACCTGTCATCTCTTCTTTTGGGCCGGTGAACAGGCGCATGCGGAGGACAAACTGCTCGAACGACAGCACGGGCAGCGGGGCAGTGGACAGGTAATACGCGACCGAATCGCGGTTGAAGACGATGAACCCTTCCACCTCCCAGCCCTCCGGCGTGAGACCGAAGTGCCCGAGGATGGCGGGGAGATGCTGGCGGACATGCTCGACACGGCGCCCGTGCCGCTCCACGATGGGCCGTTCCGTCGCCGTGCCGCGTTCCAGCCGCTCGAACAGGGCGTGGATCTCGGCGGAGGTGCGCGCCACGGCGAAGTTCTTGCACTCCACGCAGGAGACCCGGCGCCGCGCCTCGTCCACCACGAAGACGTCGATGTCCCCGAGATCGAGGCCGTCCTCACCCCGCATACGCACGGGACCGAGCACCTTCGCCTGCTCCTGGACGTGCCGGAACCCCAGCGCCCGGAGGAACGCCGCCACCTCCCGGTTGAAGACCCGTCCCCGACGCCGGTTGACCTCCCCCAGAAGTTGACGCAACGGGGTGCCGTCCGCCCTGAAGCGCCCGCTTTGCAGCAGGTCCAGCAGGTAGTGCGAGGCGGACGTGACCGCCCGGGGGCCCCACACCACGCTGGGGGTCTCGCCGCCCAGCAGGAGGACCGGGCGGCGCAGGTACGACAGCCGCCGGTTGAAACGCCACGGCTCGACGTCCTCACGGCGCCAGGGGTGGGGCGGGCGCAGGAAGTTCGGACGCGGGGTCAGGCTGAGCAGGTCGAGGAGCGCGCGCACCTTCCCTTCATCCCAACCCAGATCCTGCGCGACGGCACGGAGGAAGTCGGTCAGCGGCATCTGCCGCGGAAGCACGCCCTTGCCCGGAAGGGCACTGACACTGTTGAGAAACCCCAGCGTGTCGCTCAGCGTCCAGCCCGTCTCGCT
This window encodes:
- a CDS encoding DUF305 domain-containing protein translates to MKRNPILIVGTAAVLAGVALAQGSMSGMDHSQMSGSSMSGMTMKMDMSGLEKLSGKAFDRAFLSMMVPHHQTAVDMARAVLPVGKDAAVKTWANAIIKDQTREISQMNTLLKTYGGSDQAMANMMKTSMSGMADMVKQAKNPDVAFVQGMLPHHSSAIDMAQLALAKSSDARVLKLARGIVTAQAGEMYDFRLWLNKRGA
- a CDS encoding peptidoglycan DD-metalloendopeptidase family protein, which translates into the protein MRAKLLLILALLGGGRVGAATVTVQRGDTLTRLAVRHGTTAQALVKANPGLRQGALMAGTRLTLPSPPAPVWTVRRGDTLSLIARRQGTTLAALLAANPGLDAQQPLLVGQRLTLPSRGAVTRQPSAATVRAASIRVTAVMPVQGRLTTSFSDTHPSIDLAAPTSTPVRAARPGVVTESSFDGRSGWGWTVLVDHGDGMTTRYSHNSANLVRVGARVEAGQVIARVGSTGNSTGPHLDYRVTVQGAPVDPFSLY